A stretch of DNA from Eschrichtius robustus isolate mEscRob2 chromosome 12, mEscRob2.pri, whole genome shotgun sequence:
TATTCCCGGACTTgaatttcccagcttcccttgcagaaGGTTGAAGTCACATGACTAGTTGCAGCCAATGGTCTCTGAGTGGAAGAGGCATGTGTCAGGCTTGGCTGAGGCATTTAGGGATCCATGTgctttctccatctctctctcccatcTTCCATAAGGACCTTGGAGGCCACTCTTGTAGACCGTGAGGCTATGAGATGGGAGAAAGGTCTCCTGCCCCACATCAAAATTTACATGACTGGTAAATAAAGCATTATTGTACCAAGCCACTGAAATTTCAAGAGTTCTCTGTTGTGACGGCCTGTGTTAATCACCCTAATACAGGGAGGGCTAACAGAGCTCATGGACACAAAACTCTCTGAGCTCAGTGGGAGCTGTCATCTTAGAGAAAAGACCTAAGCCCCCTATATCAGTCAGCTCATGCTGCCGTAAGAAAACACCATAGGCTGGGTGGCCTAAACGACACAAATTTacctctcacacttctggaggctggaaatccaacataagggtgccagcatggtctggttctggtgagaactctttttctggcttgcagacagctgccttctctctgtgtccttacatggcagagaggaagagacagcaagctctctggtgtccctTCTTATGATGgtgctaatcccatcatgaggggaCCCTCCtgacttcatctaaacctaatcacctcccaaaggccccatctccaaatctcATCTCACTGGGGGATCTggcatcaacatatgaatttggggaaggGGGGAAACAATTCAGTTTATAGCACTCCCTTCAAGTCAGGGCCCCTCAGATCTTTTCTTAcgagcaaaattttttttttttttaattggagtatagttgctttacaatgttgtattagtttctgctctacagcaaagtgaatcagttatacgtatacatatatcccctcctttttggatttccttcccatttaggtcaccacagagcattgagtagagttccctgtgctatacagtaggttctcattagttatctattttatatatagtagtgtatatatgtcaatcccaatctcccaattcatcacccccctgctttccccccttggtgtccatatgtttgttctctacatccgtgtctctgctttgcaaataggttcatctgtactatttttctagattccaaatatatgcattaatatacgatatttgtttttctcttctgacttacttcactctgcatgacagtctctcaacaataaatgctggagagggtgtggagaaaaaggaaccctcttacactgttggtggaaatgtaaattggtacagccactgtggaaaacagtatggaggttccttaaaaaactaaaaacatacgACCcagcactcctgggcatatacctggagaaaaccataattcaaaaagacatatgcaccccaatgttcacagcagcactatttacaatagccaggacatggaagcaacctaaatgtccatcaacagaggaatggataaagaagatgtggtacacatatacaatggaatattagccataagaaggaacgaaattgtgtcatttttcagagacgtggatggacctagagactgtcatacacagtgatcttactagcaaaattttaaaagcagaagcaggcaagggtggggtgaggtgggagtTTCATCCAGAGGGAAATGGTGTGGAAGGCCTGCCTCCCCCAGTTCCACTGAGGGCTACCTGCAGCTCTCCCTGAACCCTCTTCCTTCCCGGTCTTCCTCTCCTCACCCCCTCCATCTTGCCCCCATACTAAGGTGGGTGAATTACATACAATTTACAAATGCTTTGACAGTTAACTGACTCCTTAAAACTGGAAGACGTCTAGGTCTTAGAGGTCATCTTTTCTTGCCTCctggctgttttctttttttttttggccgcagcccaaggcttgtgggatctcagttctccCACCGGGGACTGAACCCAGCAGCCCCGAGTTCTAAccgctggacggccagggaattcccattgcCTCCTGATTCTTACAGAGGACGTGTCTGGGCCTGTGAGGGTATGAAAGacaccagagggaggggctggcttGTCCAAAAGATCAGGGTGGGTCGGGTGGTGGGCAATTTGGTGCAGCAAGGGCAGAGAGAGAGTCAGAACATCAAGAAGCAAGCTGTTTCATTTCAGCATATAAATTTtgcataatttttcaaaataaagttttagtttacagttttaagttttaatttgcaAGTAATACATACGGATGGCCCTAGGGCCCCTAAAATCGATCATCTGGCCTGTCCACGCCTGAGTCAGGGTCTCATAGGAGCGCCTTTCCTAATTATCATCCTTTGCCGGGGCCTGGGAGCCTCCTGGGCGCCAGAAAGGGTTTCTGCCGGTTTGGGCCTCCTCTCTGGAGTGGCCTGCGACCATTAACTCCCTCACCCTCcgcccccagcccagggcgggcgctGCGGGCGCCGGGTCACGTGGCAGCGGGAGGGATTATCCCCGCGGCCTCTCGGAGCCCGGCGGGACTTCCGCTTCCCAAGCGCATGGCCGCGGCCCTCGCGATACTCGCGGCGACGCTGCTCCCCTGCTGGGGCGCGTTCCCGCGATTTAAAAAGGGGTCTGCAAAGGTGAGCTAAGAGAGCTTTTGGAACCTTCCACTCTAGCAGAGGGCGGTGGTCGAGGTATCATCGTCTAGCCAGAAGGTGCCAGGTGGGTTTTGAGAGAGAAGAGGGGGATGGGGGGGAACCACCCCATACTGGCGATTTCTTTTCAGGCTGGAAGCTTGATGGGTTCCCAAAGGACTTCAAAGCCCTGCTTCACCTCCCTGGTGGCTCTGGAGGGGAAAGAAAGTGGCCTTATAACCAGCACCATCCCCTACCTCCCAACACCCGCTCGGGACACTCggtcctgccccccccccccgcccccttacCTACCTGCCCTAAGCGTCTACCCCTCTCCCTGACGTTCTAGGCACGACCCTTTCCTTCCCCATCTTTCTCTCCACCCCATTCTCTGCCCATGCCCCACTAAAGTGTGATCTGGGAGTATATTCTCCCCCCAACAAAGGTCACCCTTTGGGACCCACAGAGCTGAGGGAGGCCCCCAGGAGAGGAGGAGCAGAGGGAAAAGTACTAAACTgccacccttcctctccccctgctCCTCTGAGTACTGCTGGAGGggtgcgggggggtgggggtgggaggtggggcgaCCATCTCAGGGCTTCTCTTTCTGGACCCCTGGGGCTTTGGCAATGTCAGGGACCCCCTGACCCCTACACACACACGCTGCCAGAGAGCTGGTGACTTAGGGCGTGTCCCCACAGACGAACGGGGCTAGGTGCTCCCACCACTCGGAGTGCTACAGTGACTGCTGTCTCATCAACTTGGACCACGGTGGTGCCTTCTGTGTCCCTAGGGCCAGAATAACCATGATGTGCTTGCCCCAGGTGAGACTCGGGTGGGGCAGCCCCTTCTGGTATGTAGGGTGGGGATGGGTTAAAAAACCCATGTGGCTGCACCTGCTTTTTTCACCCTTTCCTTGGGGCAGCCTTTCCCCCTTCTCCACCTGGCAAACTCCTAATCGTCCTGCAATACAACTCCAGCCACCTCCTCTGAGAAGACTTCCCTCCTTGGAGCTCCGACACCCTTGGGACCCAGACCCTCAGCAGAGCATGTATctccctgacttgcctgccttcTGTCTGCCTCCGCCACTGGGCAGAGCTCTGCAAGGGAAGGATTAAGGCATATTCACTTTTGAACCCCTACCCCCCCAGCTTAGTGCCTGCACATAgtagtgctcaacaaatgtttgttgcatgaatgaataTCTCTACCCTAACATCACTGCAGCAGAGCGGGTGGGATAAGACCTCCCAACCCATCCCTACCTCCCTGCCGCAATGACCTAATTTCTTGAGCGGAGCTGCCATGGCAGGCCCACAGTTTTGGTATTGGACCTGAGTTTAAACCCTGGCTTTTCCAGCCGCTGTCTTTGTGACCTCAGACAGATCACTTctgctctctgagccttagtttcgtcatctgaaaaatggggttaAAGTACCCACCCCACCAGGTTGTTGGGAAGAGTGTATGGTCATGGCAGTGACAGTGCTCAATGGAGCATGGCTGTTATTAGCTGGTGGAAATGCAGGGAGGAGAATGCATTGTACATCTTGTTCTTGCTTGCCTTTTCTCTGGCCCTGGGCCCAAATCTTTCTACGGGGGATGGGCTCAGCCTCCATCTCCCTGTCTGGGGAGCTGCCATTGCCAAGGGAGCCAGTCCGGCCGCTCCTGTGGCCTAAGTCTACAGCTGGAGTGGCCAGAGGATCTTTTCATCATGGGCACTTGATCTACTTTATTTTGTCTAATCCTCAAAATAACAAATGGGGTTactagtattatccccatttgacagatgcagaaactaagacaaagaAGCCTAAGGTCACAAAGTTATCAGCTGTAGAGCTGCCAGAGCTCACGTCTGTCTCACTCCATCACTTGTGCTCTTGTTCCTGCTCCCCAAGGAGTTTAAACCCCCTTCTTCCCTGCACCTTGGTAACTCTCAACTCTCTTACCCTTTTTCCGCAGACCAAGGGCGCCATCAACATCATATGCCCCTGCCAAGTAGGCTTAAGTTGCATACACAAGGACCCAGTCTGTACCCGCCGGTGCCATTTGATTTAGAGGAGGATGCAGGCTGGTCAatgccacccctccctccctcttctccttggGGGGGCTCCATCTTGCTCAAAAGACATTAAAGTCACTTCCTGGCTCTGGCTTCTGTCTGCACTTCCTGGGAGAGGGAACTGGATAGGGATTGCTCCAGTCTGCGGGTAGCTGAAAGGGGAGACGGGAGGCACGATAGAGCTTCCCATGGGGTTTGGCCCTGTCTGGAGGCCTGGTGGCCTCAGGGCGGATCTGCGGGAGggaactggggggtggggggtgagaggAGGCTGCATCCAGGAAGGGCCAAGCCTTGGGAAGGAGGGCTATGTGGGAGGGGCATGGTTGAGGAATGTGCCTCGGGAGAGTATGTTGAGGTGCTCATGGATGGGTATGTGGTAGGGGGGACTGAGAGGGGGATCTGAATGCTTTTCAAGGGGAACATGAGGGTGGAGATCATTGAGAGAGTGTTTATGAGAATGCGTGTGAAGCATAAATGCAAAAATGTCCATGCCTGTGGTGGGAAAGTGACCTGGTGCATTGATCTCTCCACGCTCTCGAATATCATcagttccattttatggataaagaaactagctcacacaactcaataacaaaaaagcaaacaacccagtcgaaaaatgggcagaacacctaaataggcatttctccaaagaagacatacagatggccagtaggcacatgaaaagatgctcaatatcgcgaattattagagaaatgcaaatcaaaactataatgaggtaccacctcacaccggtcagaatggccatcattaaaaagtctacaaataaatgctgctgagggtgtggagaaaagggaaccctcctacactgttggtgggaatgtaaattggtgcagccactatggaaaacagtatggaggttcctccaaaaactaaaagtagagttgccatatgatcctgcaatcccactcctgggcatttatctagAGAAAACtatagtttgaaaagatacatgctgttcactgcagcactatttacaatagccaagacatggaaaaaacctaaatgtccatggacagatgaatggataaagaagatgtagtacatatatacaatggaatactactcagccataaaaagaatgaagtaatgccatttgcagcaacatggatggacctagagattatcatactaagcgaagtaagtcagaaagagaaagacaaataccatatgataccacttacatgtgaaatctaaaatacgacacaaatgaacttatctatgaaacagaaacagatccacagacatagagaacagacttgtggttgccaagggggaatgGCGGGtaagggatggattgggatttGGGGataagcagatgcaaactgttatatatagaatggataaacaacaaggtcctactgtataacacaaggaactataatcaatatcctgtgataaaacataatggaaaagaatatgaaaaaagaatgtatataactgcatcactttgctgtatggtagaaattaacattgtaaatcaactatacatcaatgaaatacatttaaaaacaaataaagataaagaaactgaggctcagaaagctacatgacttgcccaaagtctcacCATGGGTTATCACCATGGGGTATCTTCTGCTGCAGTTATCCAAAAAACCAACCCAAACTGGTCTAGATGCTGAGGGAATTCATTGGCGGTCGGAACTAGAAGTGCAGTAGCAGGCTGTCCTCAGGTGTGGCTGAATCCAGTAGCTCCATGGCCCTCAGGCTGGATTCCTCGCCAGTAGCTGCAAAAGTTCCAGGTGTCACATAATAATAACAGCcaagatttattgagcacttattatgttccAGACACTGAGCAAAGTGCTTTTTTATCTGTATCAACTCCTCTTATTCTCACAACAAAGTTATAGTAGGTACTATaaatatccctattttacaaatagGGTATTGAGGCTCAAAGTACCCTTCTCAAAGGTTCAGAGTAGGGGTgaggctgggatttgaatccaggctgtCTTGCTCCACAGGGCAGGCTCTTAACCACAAATCCACCTCACATACGCAAATCATGCCTCCCAGAGAAAGGAAACATCTGTCTCaaaattctcagcaaacatgCTAAGATTGATTCTGATTGGATTTGCTTGGTCTGCATGCTCAACCCTGAACCAATCATTGTGACGGAATTAGCCGACTGACTTAGCCTGGCTTATGTGCAAGGGTGCAAAGGTGGAGTCAGCCTCTCTGGGACTATTCTGATGGGGGTGGGTGCAGGTTTTACCTGGTGTCTCCCCGGCCAAGAGGTCACCAACACAGTCAGGACTCAGAACACCATCGCCTTTCCTGGCCAGATCCTGATGAAGATGCATGGCCTCAGCTCTGATGTCTGGACCCCCTCTCCTGGGTCAGACTGGAACACTGAGACTCTACACTGAGACTGGAACACTGAGACTCTACCCCCAGTCCAGTCTGTCTTGGGGGTCACCTTGCCCTGGACCCACTCACCACTCCTCATTTGACATAACCACAGTGTAACTCAGAGATCCTTTGCCTCACGCAGAAATCAGAAATTGCTTTTTCTCCTATCTCATTATATCTCAATCATTTCCCTCATGTCaccaaagtactttttaaaacagtAATGACTGCCTGATTTTATTATATACGTGGACCCATATTTACTTAACTATGTCCCTATGAGTAGACAGTAAGATCATTTCCAAGTCCAAACCATCTAGGTTCTTTAGGATACAACTTTACAGTTGCAGAAGCAAAAACCTACCCTAATGATGGCTTAAGCAAGGTAGATGCTTTCTCTCTCATCTGGTAGTTGGGGGAGGCTGGCTGGAGGCTCAT
This window harbors:
- the CLPSL2 gene encoding colipase-like protein 2 — translated: MAAALAILAATLLPCWGAFPRFKKGSAKTNGARCSHHSECYSDCCLINLDHGGAFCVPRARITMMCLPQTKGAINIICPCQVGLSCIHKDPVCTRRCHLI